Proteins encoded by one window of Glycine soja cultivar W05 chromosome 15, ASM419377v2, whole genome shotgun sequence:
- the LOC114386910 gene encoding serine/threonine-protein kinase tricorner-like: MENQKVGESVHVREEEDDVAVEKEEDHGDVGSSMTLERVAAAKKFIENHYKSQRKHIQERKERRLMLEKKLASSQAPEEEQINLLKDLELKETEYMRLKRHKICVDDFDLLTIIGRGAFGEVRLCREKKSGNIYAMKKLKKSEMLSRGQVEHVRAERNVLAEVACDCIVKLYYSFQDAEHLYLIMEYLPGGDIMTLLMREETLTETVARFYVAQSVIAIESIHKHNYIHRDIKPDNLLLDQYGHMKLSDFGLCKPLDCSSLSSISENEILDDENLNDTTDVDGALSNGRNGRRWKSPLEQLQHWQINRRKLAFSTVGTPDYIAPEVLLKKGYGVECDWWSLGAIMYEMLVGYPPFYSDDPVSTCRKIVHWKNHLKFPEEARLTPEAKDLICKLLCGVPHRLGTRGAEEIKAHPWFKDVMWDRLYEMEAAFKPQVNGELDTQNFMKFDEVEQPKSSRSGSGPFRKKLLTSQDLSFVGYTYKNFAAVKGMMRQSINDPGSLSPKRTSVDSTHSDSGVNYSA, translated from the exons ATGGAGAATCAGAAGGTGGGGGAATCGGTGCATGTGAGGGAGGAGGAGGATGACGTGGCGGTGGAGAAAGAGGAGGATCATGGAGATGTTGGTTCCAGCATGACCTTGGAGAGGGTCGCTGCAGCTAAGAAATTCATTGAGAATCATTACAAGTCTCAGAGGAAGCACATCCAAGAACGCAAGGAGAG GCGGTTAATGCTAGAAAAGAAGTTAGCGTCTTCTCAAGCACCAGAAGAGGAACAGATCAATCTATTGAAGGATTTAGAGCTCAAGGAAACTGAGTATATGCGgttaaaaagacataaaatatGTGTTGATGATTTTGACCTTCTAACCATTATTGGCAGGGGAGCCTTTGGGGAG GTAAGACTCTGTCGGGAAAAGAAATCAGGTAATATATATGCCatgaaaaagttgaaaaagtCTGAAATGCTCAGCAGGGGACAG GTTGAGCATGTTAGAGCTGAAAGGAATGTACTTGCAGAAGTTGCCTGTGACTGCATTGTGAAACTCTATTACTCTTTTCAAGATGCTGAACACTTATATCTCATAATGGAATATTTGCCTGGTGGTGATATAATGACTTTGTTGATGAGGGAAGAAACGTTGACTGAAACTGTGGCTAGATTTTACGTTGCCCAAAGCGTTATTGCCATAGAGTCTATTCATAAACATAACTACATTCATCG AGATATAAAACCTGACAACCTTCTATTGGACCAATATGGTCACATGAAGCTGTCTGATTTTGGTCTTTGCAAGCCACTTGACTGCTCAAGTCTATCATCTATTAGTGAAAATGAAATCCTGGATGATGAGAACTTGAATGATACCACGGATGTTGATGGAGCCTTGTCAAATGGCAGAAATGGCAGGCGCTGGAAAAGTCCCCTTGAGCAACTTCAACATTGGCAAATTAACAGGAGGAAGTTG GCATTTTCCACGGTTGGAACTCCAGACTATATTGCTCCTGAAGTACTACTGAAAAAGGGTTATGGTGTAGAGTGCGACTG GTGGTCTCTTGGTGCTATAATGTACGAAATGCTAGTTGGATATCCTCCGTTTTACTCTGATGATCCTGTATCAACATGCAGAAAG ATTGTGCATTGgaaaaatcacttaaaatttcCAGAGGAGGCCAGATTGACACCTGAAGCCAAGGATCTAATATGCAAGTTGCTTTGTGGTGTTCCACATAGGCTTGGTACTAGAGGAGcagaagaaattaaa GCACATCCTTGGTTCAAAGATGTCATGTGGGACAGGCTCTATGAAATGGAGGCAGCATTTAAACCACAAGTCAATGGAGAGCTTGACACTcagaattttatgaaatttgatgAG GTTGAACAACCAAAATCAAGTAGATCTGGATCTGGACCATTCAGAAAG AAGCTCTTAACTTCTCAAGATCTTAGTTTTGTTGGTTATACTTACAAGAATTTTGCTGCTGTCAAGGGGATGATGCGTCAATCTATTAATG
- the LOC114385882 gene encoding UDP-glycosyltransferase 72B1-like, with amino-acid sequence MLELSILCWVHKKSDGCTKQLPLVLYVSFGSVCALTQQHINELASDVDVKNDDPLEFLPHGFLERTKEQGLVITSWAPQTQILSHTSTGGCVTHCGWNSIVESIVAVVPMITWPLCAKQRMNDALVTEGLKVGLRPKFRETDGIVEKEEIARVVKDLMLGDEGKGIHQRIGKLKDAAADALKEHGSSTRALSQFGTDLEN; translated from the coding sequence ATGTTGGAATTGTCCATCTTGTGCTGGGTGCACAAGAAAAGTGATGGATGCACAAAGCAATTGCCCTTAGTCTTGTATGTCTCCTTTGGAAGTGTATGTGCTCTCACTCAACAACACATTAATGAGCTAGCTAGTGATGTTGATGTTAAAAATGATGACCCTTTAGAGTTTTTGCCACATGGGTTCTTGGAGAGGActaaagaacaaggtttggttATCACTTCTTGGGCACCTCAAACCCAAATCCTTAGTCACACTTCAACTGGTGGATGTGTGACCCATTGTGGTTGGAATTCAATAGTTGAGAGCATTGTTGCGGTTGTGCCAATGATAACCTGGCCATTGTGTGCTAAGCAAAGAATGAATGATGCTTTGGTAACTGAGGGACTCAAAGTGGGGTTAAGGCCCAAATTTAGAGAGACTGATGGCATcgtggaaaaagaagaaattgctAGGGTGGTTAAAGATCTAATGTTGGGTGATGAAGGGAAAGGGATTCACCAAAGAATTGGAAAGCTTAAGGATGCTGCTGCTGATGCTTTGAAAGAACATGGGTCCTCTACTAGAGCACTTTCCCAATTTGGCACTGACTTGGAGAACTGA